A genomic segment from Alistipes senegalensis JC50 encodes:
- a CDS encoding zinc-dependent metalloprotease, which yields MIRKGLFLVCALLIPALLLAAKPSKSKGKNKKKAKTEQTDTASVKKTSDYDKLFKGKKCQTVKGLVTIHKVDGEKLYFELPMSIFGREMLLGSTVSETSNNDHGVVGYKAKDPLHVTFAKEGHKSVQLCLVNDIYSGDGKDKGIDEAVRRSSIPGIYRAFKIEAYNADSTAVVIDVTNLFMEDNDDLTPFDPYSTFGYKPFSRTTSFQKSNSHLGDIKAFEDNVTVKSYLSYTTTVTYSNGPMIGKIEDKRAFTALVTRTLLLLPEKEMRPRIADPRMNIFVTGKARFSSNMNRGTLPVYYARHWRVEPKDVEAYKRGELVEPVKPIVFYLDTNLPEAWKPYAREGIEQWNDAFEKIGFKNVVQVRDYPTPEEDPEFDPDNLKYSCIRYAPLAFQNAMGPSWDDPRTGEIITASVMVYHDIVKLLNRWRFLQTAAADPNVRTMNIPDSIMGSALRYVLSHEVGHCLGFMHNMASSAAIPVDSLRSPSFTQKYGTTYSIMDYARFNHVAQPGDYERGVSMMPPRMGLYDEYAVKWLYTYLPDAKTPEEEQPWLDSLVRSHAGDPIYRYGKQQIFNTLDPTSLSEDLGDDHVRASEYGIRNLKYIMKHLNEWYGEDDNDLTAREAMYKYLLNQYLTYINHVYNVKGGIMMNERKAGDPRPSYSFIDGDYQRRAQQFLIDQLHDLDWLDDPVLLKELPLQGNLSVRVQRILVACIEADKGSFGRMIDPAPNAYSQLEHGDDALKGIFLHTYQGKSLTPRDRSNQNSYVDMLLMITRLAPQKSSEKGIADDERGIGFAPQLDENGWNISTGNVYAEALGDGDMMSRMERQLEADLFGTSNTPEEVGGFGYFRSLTESLSPRDAMYYGRLIKVRDLLRQKRYTGDQETRNHYELLLHRIEGALQ from the coding sequence ATGATACGAAAAGGCCTATTCCTCGTGTGTGCGCTGCTCATCCCGGCGCTCCTGCTGGCAGCCAAGCCCTCGAAAAGCAAGGGCAAGAACAAGAAAAAAGCGAAAACGGAACAGACGGACACCGCCTCCGTCAAAAAGACCTCCGACTACGACAAGCTCTTCAAGGGCAAGAAATGTCAGACCGTCAAGGGCCTCGTGACCATCCACAAGGTCGATGGCGAGAAGCTCTACTTCGAGCTGCCGATGTCGATCTTCGGCCGCGAGATGCTGCTCGGATCGACCGTTTCGGAGACCAGCAACAACGACCACGGCGTAGTGGGCTACAAGGCCAAGGACCCGCTGCACGTGACCTTCGCCAAGGAGGGCCACAAGAGCGTGCAGCTCTGCCTGGTCAACGACATTTACAGCGGCGACGGCAAGGACAAGGGCATCGACGAAGCGGTGCGCCGCTCCTCGATCCCGGGCATCTACCGCGCCTTCAAGATCGAAGCCTACAACGCCGACTCGACGGCCGTGGTGATCGACGTGACGAACCTCTTCATGGAGGACAACGACGATCTGACGCCGTTCGACCCGTACAGCACCTTCGGCTACAAGCCCTTCTCGCGCACCACGTCGTTCCAGAAGTCGAACAGCCATCTGGGCGACATCAAGGCTTTCGAGGACAACGTGACCGTCAAGAGCTACCTGAGCTACACCACCACCGTAACCTACTCGAACGGCCCGATGATCGGCAAGATCGAGGACAAGCGCGCCTTCACGGCCCTCGTCACCCGCACGCTGCTGCTGCTCCCCGAGAAGGAGATGCGTCCGCGCATCGCCGACCCGCGCATGAACATCTTCGTGACGGGCAAGGCCCGCTTCTCGTCGAACATGAACCGCGGCACGCTGCCCGTCTACTACGCCCGCCACTGGCGCGTGGAGCCCAAGGATGTCGAGGCTTATAAGCGCGGCGAGCTGGTCGAGCCGGTGAAACCCATCGTCTTCTACCTCGACACGAACCTCCCCGAGGCGTGGAAACCCTACGCCCGCGAGGGTATCGAACAATGGAACGACGCCTTCGAGAAGATCGGCTTCAAGAACGTCGTTCAGGTCCGCGACTACCCCACCCCGGAGGAGGACCCCGAGTTCGATCCCGACAACCTGAAATACTCCTGCATCCGCTACGCCCCGCTGGCGTTCCAGAACGCCATGGGCCCCTCGTGGGACGATCCCCGCACGGGCGAGATCATCACGGCGTCGGTGATGGTGTACCACGACATCGTCAAACTCCTGAACCGCTGGCGCTTCCTGCAAACCGCAGCCGCCGACCCCAACGTCCGCACGATGAACATCCCCGACTCGATCATGGGCAGCGCCCTGCGCTACGTCCTCTCGCACGAGGTCGGACACTGCCTGGGCTTCATGCACAACATGGCTTCGTCGGCGGCCATTCCCGTCGATTCGCTCCGCTCGCCGTCGTTCACGCAGAAATACGGCACGACCTACTCGATCATGGACTACGCCCGCTTCAACCACGTGGCACAGCCCGGCGACTACGAGCGCGGCGTCAGCATGATGCCTCCCCGCATGGGTCTCTACGACGAGTACGCCGTGAAGTGGCTCTACACCTACCTGCCCGACGCCAAGACTCCCGAAGAGGAGCAGCCCTGGCTCGACAGCCTCGTCCGCTCGCACGCCGGCGACCCGATCTACCGCTACGGCAAGCAGCAGATATTCAACACGCTCGATCCCACGTCGCTGTCCGAGGACCTCGGCGACGACCACGTACGCGCTTCGGAGTACGGCATCAGGAACCTCAAATACATCATGAAGCACCTGAACGAGTGGTACGGCGAGGACGACAACGACCTCACGGCCCGCGAGGCGATGTACAAATACCTGCTCAACCAGTACCTGACCTACATCAACCACGTCTACAACGTCAAGGGCGGCATCATGATGAACGAGCGCAAGGCCGGCGACCCGCGCCCCTCCTACTCGTTCATCGACGGCGACTACCAGCGCCGCGCACAGCAGTTCCTGATCGACCAGCTCCACGACCTCGACTGGCTCGACGATCCCGTGCTGCTCAAAGAACTGCCGCTGCAAGGCAACCTCTCGGTGCGCGTACAGCGTATTCTCGTGGCCTGCATCGAGGCCGACAAGGGCAGCTTCGGCCGCATGATCGACCCCGCCCCGAACGCCTACTCGCAGCTCGAACACGGCGACGACGCACTGAAAGGCATCTTCCTGCACACCTATCAGGGCAAGAGCCTCACGCCGCGCGACCGCAGCAACCAGAACTCCTACGTCGATATGCTGCTGATGATCACCCGTCTGGCTCCTCAGAAAAGTTCGGAGAAAGGCATCGCCGACGACGAGCGCGGCATCGGCTTCGCCCCGCAGCTCGACGAGAACGGCTGGAACATCTCGACCGGCAACGTCTATGCCGAGGCTCTGGGCGACGGCGACATGATGTCGCGCATGGAGCGTCAGTTGGAAGCCGACCTGTTCGGCACCTCCAACACCCCCGAGGAGGTCGGCGGATTCGGCTATTTCCGCTCGCTGACCGAATCGCTCTCGCCGCGCGACGCCATGTACTACGGCCGTCTGATCAAGGTCCGCGACCTGCTGCGCCAGAAACGCTACACCGGCGATCAGGAGACGCGCAACCACTACGAACTGCTGCTCCACCGCATCGAAGGCGCTTTACAGTAA
- a CDS encoding FecR family protein, with protein MIDNSELLEHWTELFIGYLNGTLSESEAAEFEELTRDPHFEALREQLTTSGYIAGRMAEYDGFDARKAFGRFRTAAGLGKPAGTLRRWAVAATGIAAAVVVAAGIAFLTRPAPSERERTLQLADAIYPAPDKVTLTLADGRRLQLDGQAERQIDGVGRVSYGTDGVKYEAAPEIAERAGEAPLYNELSVPDGSKCLVTLEDGTRVWLNARSTLRYPVKFAAGERRVELSGEGLFDVTHDPEHPFVVEAGKATMTVRGTKFNVRDFDDEGMASTTLLEGCVEVGNRSGKVTLEPGMQSRTRGAAEALDVREVDPAAYTAWTEDKIAFYNADLEEVLADIRRWYRVEIRVNVDPAQYALTGKIPRDFSLAQVIDLLEAITDLELVMPDEKTLIVNKKQ; from the coding sequence ATGATCGACAATTCAGAGCTACTGGAACACTGGACCGAGCTTTTCATCGGATATCTCAACGGCACGCTCAGCGAAAGCGAGGCGGCCGAATTCGAAGAGCTGACCCGCGACCCGCATTTCGAGGCGCTCCGCGAGCAGCTCACGACCAGCGGCTACATCGCCGGCCGCATGGCGGAATACGACGGGTTCGACGCCCGCAAGGCTTTCGGACGCTTCCGCACCGCCGCGGGCCTCGGCAAACCCGCCGGCACGCTGCGCCGCTGGGCCGTCGCCGCAACGGGCATCGCCGCAGCCGTGGTCGTGGCCGCCGGAATCGCGTTCCTCACCCGTCCGGCGCCGAGCGAGCGCGAACGCACGCTGCAACTGGCCGACGCCATCTACCCCGCGCCCGACAAGGTGACGCTCACGCTCGCCGACGGACGCCGGCTGCAACTCGACGGGCAGGCCGAGCGACAGATCGACGGCGTGGGCCGCGTCAGCTACGGCACCGACGGCGTGAAATACGAAGCGGCGCCCGAGATCGCCGAAAGGGCCGGAGAGGCGCCGCTCTACAACGAGCTGTCGGTCCCCGACGGAAGCAAGTGCCTCGTCACGCTGGAAGACGGCACCCGCGTATGGCTCAACGCCCGCTCGACGCTCCGCTACCCAGTGAAGTTCGCCGCCGGGGAGCGCCGGGTGGAACTTTCGGGCGAAGGATTGTTCGATGTCACGCACGACCCCGAGCATCCGTTCGTCGTCGAGGCGGGCAAAGCGACGATGACCGTCCGCGGCACGAAATTCAACGTGCGCGACTTCGACGACGAGGGCATGGCCAGCACCACCCTGCTGGAAGGGTGCGTCGAGGTCGGCAACCGGAGCGGCAAGGTGACCCTCGAACCGGGCATGCAGTCCCGGACGCGCGGCGCGGCCGAAGCGCTCGACGTGCGCGAGGTGGACCCCGCGGCCTACACCGCGTGGACCGAAGACAAGATCGCCTTCTACAACGCCGATCTGGAGGAGGTTCTCGCCGACATCCGCCGCTGGTACCGGGTGGAAATACGGGTCAACGTCGATCCGGCGCAGTACGCGCTGACGGGAAAGATCCCGCGCGACTTCTCGCTGGCGCAGGTGATCGACCTGCTGGAGGCGATCACCGACCTGGAATTGGTGATGCCTGATGAAAAAACACTGATCGTGAACAAGAAACAATAA
- a CDS encoding FadR/GntR family transcriptional regulator — translation MNHSPNVKQVETVLKYIKEQLYSGSLQPGERLPAERRLAEMLGVGRAHVRTAFQKLEFYGIVQTFPQSGTVVAQEKMQVLERLITDALQIEQYDFASLVYVRVLLELEAVKLCARNRTPEDLENIEQALIECEEKFYTDERVSKDFAYHQALARGAHNPVIASMLLVITPDVLRYYQRYRVCTVPQEEVCFEHRELLRCVRERDEEGAVAMLRRHLKSLSEFAATYNDENHFLE, via the coding sequence ATGAACCATTCACCGAATGTCAAACAGGTAGAAACCGTACTCAAATACATCAAGGAGCAACTCTATTCGGGGAGTTTGCAGCCGGGCGAACGCCTGCCCGCCGAGCGGCGGCTTGCCGAAATGCTGGGGGTGGGGCGCGCCCACGTGCGGACGGCGTTTCAGAAGCTGGAGTTTTACGGCATCGTCCAGACCTTTCCCCAGAGCGGCACGGTCGTGGCGCAGGAGAAGATGCAGGTGCTGGAGCGTCTGATCACCGATGCGTTGCAGATCGAGCAGTATGACTTTGCGTCGCTGGTCTACGTGCGCGTGCTGCTCGAACTCGAAGCCGTGAAGCTCTGCGCCCGCAACCGCACGCCCGAGGATTTGGAGAACATCGAACAGGCCCTGATCGAATGCGAAGAGAAATTTTATACCGACGAGCGTGTGTCGAAGGACTTCGCCTACCACCAGGCGCTGGCCCGCGGGGCCCACAATCCGGTGATCGCTTCGATGCTGCTGGTCATCACGCCCGACGTGCTGCGCTACTACCAGCGCTACCGCGTCTGCACGGTCCCGCAGGAGGAGGTCTGCTTCGAACACCGCGAACTGCTGCGCTGCGTGCGCGAACGGGACGAGGAGGGGGCCGTCGCCATGCTGCGCCGCCACCTGAAGTCGCTGAGCGAGTTCGCCGCCACGTACAACGACGAAAATCATTTTCTGGAATAG
- a CDS encoding MarR family winged helix-turn-helix transcriptional regulator, with product MDKLCRIRDLQRAVNQFEAAFEKRYGICLNEGMALCSLSNAERMCPGRLGELLGLTPSNTSKVLRSAESKGLVLRELCCKDRRQMHYSLTTKGRELLASVSCREIEIPEILRKWLCG from the coding sequence ATGGATAAACTGTGCAGAATACGCGATTTGCAGCGTGCCGTGAACCAGTTCGAAGCCGCTTTCGAGAAACGCTACGGCATCTGCCTGAACGAAGGCATGGCTCTTTGCAGCCTCTCGAACGCCGAGCGCATGTGCCCGGGCCGGCTGGGAGAGCTGCTGGGGCTCACCCCGTCGAACACCTCGAAGGTGCTCCGCTCGGCGGAGTCGAAAGGGCTCGTGCTCCGCGAACTCTGCTGCAAGGACCGCCGGCAGATGCACTACTCGCTGACGACGAAAGGCCGCGAACTGCTCGCCTCGGTCAGCTGCCGGGAGATCGAAATACCCGAAATACTGCGCAAATGGCTGTGCGGATAG
- a CDS encoding 4Fe-4S binding protein, translating to MALVIDPLLCPQNHRCPMIPICPAGAISQKGNALPEIDPEKCIECGKCVRHCGRQAVHKAERHG from the coding sequence ATGGCGCTGGTCATCGACCCCCTGCTGTGTCCGCAGAACCACCGCTGCCCGATGATCCCGATCTGTCCCGCAGGCGCGATCTCGCAAAAGGGGAACGCCCTGCCGGAGATCGACCCCGAAAAGTGCATCGAATGCGGCAAATGCGTGAGACACTGCGGCAGGCAGGCCGTACACAAAGCGGAAAGGCATGGATAA
- the trxA gene encoding thioredoxin, whose product MRKLLITAFALLAFAAGSQARTNDKNTKNMKTIALTKADFLKKVADYEKNPQEWKYLGDKPALIDFYASWCGPCKALAPVLEELAAEYGDRIYIYKVNTEEEQELAAAFGIRSIPTLLFVPMNGKPQMAQGAMPKASLKEAIDKVMLGK is encoded by the coding sequence ATGAGAAAACTGCTCATAACCGCCTTCGCGCTGCTGGCCTTCGCCGCCGGAAGCCAGGCACGGACCAACGACAAAAACACGAAGAATATGAAAACGATCGCATTGACCAAGGCCGACTTTCTGAAGAAGGTGGCCGACTATGAAAAGAATCCCCAGGAGTGGAAATACCTCGGCGACAAACCCGCGCTGATCGACTTCTACGCATCGTGGTGCGGCCCCTGCAAGGCGCTGGCTCCGGTGCTGGAAGAGCTGGCGGCCGAATACGGAGACCGGATCTACATCTACAAGGTCAACACCGAAGAGGAGCAGGAGCTCGCCGCGGCGTTCGGCATCCGTTCGATCCCCACGCTGCTGTTCGTCCCGATGAACGGCAAGCCCCAGATGGCGCAGGGCGCAATGCCCAAGGCGTCGCTCAAGGAGGCCATCGACAAAGTAATGCTCGGCAAGTAA
- a CDS encoding TolC family protein has product MKRALLTVLLLGAYAAAGAQEMPSAREASAPLTLRKCLEIGLEQNYDVRIVRNEEQISDNDATAGNAGMLPTIGLSAGYTGTLDNDRTTTPREGDAVSESNVYDQTASVGLAVNWTLFDGFRIRTNYKRLKEMQQMGALKTRITIEDFMASLTAEYYNYIQQTLRLQNFRYAVGLSRERLRITEARVQVGNFSRLDLLQARVDFNADSSKYMSQHELVTASRIRINELLANEDLDEKLCIRDTLIRVNSTLAWDTLLEKTLSANASLLMAEHDNTLAELDLKAVQARNYPYVNLTTGYGYGYNRYGSTANRSRSTLGLNAGVQVGFTIFDGNRRREQRNARIGIDNARLTRRQLEQSLRADLSNFWQAYRNNLEVILLEEENLIAAKENYAIAMERYLLGDLPGIEMREAQKSLLDAEERILTAQYNTKLCEISLQQISGNVMVYLE; this is encoded by the coding sequence ATGAAAAGAGCATTATTAACGGTCCTGCTGCTGGGAGCATACGCCGCGGCCGGGGCGCAGGAGATGCCGTCGGCCCGGGAGGCGTCCGCTCCGCTGACCCTGCGCAAATGTCTGGAGATCGGGCTCGAACAGAATTACGACGTGCGCATCGTCCGCAACGAGGAGCAAATCAGCGACAACGACGCCACGGCCGGAAATGCCGGGATGCTCCCCACGATCGGCCTTTCGGCCGGGTATACGGGAACGCTCGACAACGACCGCACGACCACCCCGCGCGAGGGCGACGCCGTGAGCGAGTCGAACGTCTACGACCAGACGGCCAGCGTGGGGCTGGCGGTGAACTGGACGCTGTTCGACGGATTCCGCATCCGCACCAACTACAAGCGGCTGAAGGAGATGCAGCAGATGGGCGCCCTCAAAACCCGCATCACCATCGAGGATTTCATGGCCAGCCTGACGGCCGAATACTACAATTACATTCAGCAGACGCTCCGCCTGCAGAATTTCCGCTATGCCGTGGGGCTCTCGCGCGAGCGGCTCCGCATCACCGAGGCGCGCGTGCAGGTGGGCAACTTCTCGCGCCTCGACCTGCTGCAGGCCCGCGTGGATTTCAACGCCGACAGTTCGAAATACATGTCCCAGCACGAGCTGGTGACCGCCTCGCGCATCCGCATCAACGAACTGCTGGCCAACGAAGACCTCGACGAAAAGCTCTGCATCCGCGACACGCTGATCCGCGTCAACAGCACCCTCGCGTGGGACACCCTGCTCGAAAAGACCCTCTCGGCGAACGCCTCGCTGCTGATGGCCGAGCACGACAACACGCTGGCCGAACTCGACCTGAAAGCCGTTCAAGCGCGCAACTATCCCTATGTCAATCTGACGACGGGCTACGGTTACGGTTACAACCGCTACGGCTCTACCGCGAACCGTTCGCGCAGTACATTGGGGCTGAACGCCGGGGTGCAGGTCGGCTTCACGATCTTCGACGGCAACCGCCGCCGCGAACAGCGCAACGCCCGCATCGGCATCGACAACGCCCGGCTGACCCGCCGGCAGTTGGAGCAGTCGCTGCGCGCCGACCTGTCGAACTTCTGGCAGGCCTACCGCAACAACCTCGAGGTGATTCTGCTCGAAGAGGAGAACCTGATCGCCGCCAAGGAGAATTACGCCATCGCCATGGAGCGTTACCTGCTGGGCGACCTGCCGGGCATCGAGATGCGCGAAGCGCAGAAGAGCCTGCTGGACGCCGAGGAGCGCATCCTCACGGCGCAGTACAACACCAAGCTGTGCGAAATATCGTTGCAGCAGATCAGCGGCAACGTCATGGTCTACTTGGAATAG
- a CDS encoding efflux RND transporter permease subunit, with protein MNISELSIRRPVLASVLTIIILLFGFIGYSYLGVREYPSVDNPIISVSCSYPGANADVIENQITEPLEQNINGIPGIRSLSSVSRQGQSRITVEFELSVDLETAANDVRDKVSRAQRYLPRDCDPPTVAKADADAQPILMATIQSDKRSLLELSEIADLTVKEQLQTISNVSSVEIWGEKRYSMRLWLDPAKMAGYGITPTDIKNALDRENVELPSGSIEGNTTELTIRTMGLMHTTQEFNDLVIREDAGRIIRLSDVGRAELGPQDTRSYMKMNGIPMVGVVVIPQPGANHIEIADAVYKRMESMKKDLPDDVVTSYGFDNTRFIRASIDEVKQTVYEAFILVIIIIFLFLRNWRVTLIPCIVIPVSLIGTFFIMYVAGFSINVLSMLAVVLSVGLVVDDAIVMTENIYIRIERGMTPRDAGIEGAKEIFFAVISTSITLIAVFFPIVFMEGMTGRLFREFSMVISGAVVISTFAALTITPMLATKLLVRQEKKSWFYSKTEPFFVWLNDFYSRTLASFLRRRWLALPLVALTLAVIGWLWSSIPAEMAPLEDRSQISVNTSGTEGATYEYMRDYTEEINRLVDSLVPEAEAVTARVSSGRGNVRIALTDIATRKRSQMEIAEEVSAAVRTKTKARAFVQQQSTFGGRRGNMPVQYVLQATNLERLQEVLPEFMTRVYESPVFQMADVDLKFSKPEARITINRDKSNLLGISTRDIAQTLQYGLSGQRMGYFYMNGKQYEILAEINRQQRNKPADLRSIYVRSDKGEMIQLDNLVTLEENVAPPQLYHYNRFLSATVSAGLAKGKTIGQGLDEMDRIAEEVLGDDFRTALAGDSKEFRESSSSLMFAFVLAIVLIYLILAAQFESFKDPLVIMLTVPLAIAGALVFMWGTEQTMNIFSQIGIIMLIGLVAKNGILIVEFANQKQEAGMNKMHAIEEAALQRLRPILMTSASTILGLLPLTVASGEGANGRIAMGVAVVGGMVVSTLLTLYIVPAIYSYVSTNRIKQSKNNDA; from the coding sequence ATGAACATTTCCGAACTGAGCATCCGGCGGCCCGTTCTGGCCTCGGTGCTGACGATCATCATCCTGCTATTCGGCTTCATCGGGTACAGCTACCTCGGCGTGCGGGAGTACCCCAGCGTCGACAACCCGATCATCTCGGTGTCGTGTTCCTACCCGGGCGCCAACGCCGACGTGATCGAAAACCAGATCACCGAGCCGCTCGAGCAGAACATCAACGGCATTCCGGGCATCCGCTCGCTCTCGAGCGTCAGCCGTCAGGGACAGAGCCGCATCACCGTGGAGTTCGAACTCTCGGTGGACCTCGAGACCGCCGCCAACGACGTGCGCGACAAGGTGTCGCGCGCCCAGCGCTACCTGCCCCGCGACTGCGATCCCCCGACGGTCGCCAAGGCCGACGCCGACGCCCAGCCGATCCTGATGGCCACGATCCAGAGCGACAAGCGGTCGCTGCTGGAGCTGAGCGAGATAGCCGACCTCACGGTCAAGGAGCAGTTGCAGACCATCAGCAACGTCAGCAGCGTGGAGATCTGGGGTGAAAAGCGCTATTCGATGCGCCTGTGGCTCGACCCGGCCAAGATGGCCGGCTACGGCATCACCCCGACGGACATCAAGAACGCCCTCGACCGCGAGAACGTCGAACTGCCCTCGGGCAGCATCGAGGGCAACACCACCGAGCTGACCATCCGCACGATGGGTCTGATGCACACCACGCAGGAGTTCAACGATCTGGTGATACGCGAGGACGCCGGCCGCATCATCCGCCTGAGCGACGTGGGACGCGCCGAGCTGGGCCCGCAGGATACGCGCAGCTACATGAAGATGAACGGCATCCCGATGGTCGGCGTGGTGGTGATCCCCCAGCCGGGCGCCAACCACATCGAGATCGCCGATGCCGTCTACAAACGCATGGAGTCGATGAAAAAGGACCTTCCGGACGACGTGGTGACCTCCTACGGATTCGACAACACGCGCTTCATCCGCGCCTCGATCGACGAGGTGAAGCAGACCGTCTACGAGGCTTTCATACTGGTCATCATCATCATCTTCCTCTTCCTGAGGAACTGGCGCGTGACGCTCATCCCCTGCATCGTCATCCCCGTGTCGCTGATCGGCACGTTCTTCATCATGTACGTCGCGGGATTCTCGATCAACGTGCTGTCGATGCTGGCCGTGGTGCTGTCGGTGGGACTGGTCGTCGACGACGCCATCGTGATGACCGAGAACATCTACATCCGCATCGAACGCGGCATGACGCCGCGCGACGCCGGTATCGAGGGTGCCAAGGAGATCTTCTTCGCGGTGATCTCGACCTCGATCACGCTGATCGCCGTCTTCTTCCCGATCGTCTTCATGGAGGGCATGACCGGGCGGCTGTTCCGCGAGTTCAGCATGGTGATCTCGGGCGCCGTGGTCATCTCGACCTTCGCGGCGCTGACGATCACCCCGATGCTGGCGACCAAACTGCTGGTGCGTCAGGAGAAGAAAAGCTGGTTCTACAGCAAGACCGAACCCTTCTTCGTCTGGCTCAACGACTTTTACAGCCGCACGCTGGCCTCTTTCCTGCGCCGCCGCTGGCTGGCGCTTCCGCTGGTCGCGCTGACCCTCGCGGTGATCGGCTGGCTGTGGAGTTCGATCCCGGCCGAGATGGCCCCGCTGGAGGACCGGTCGCAGATTTCGGTCAACACCAGCGGCACGGAGGGCGCCACCTATGAATATATGCGCGACTACACCGAGGAGATCAACCGGCTGGTCGACTCGCTCGTGCCGGAGGCCGAAGCCGTGACGGCGCGCGTGTCGAGCGGCCGCGGAAACGTCCGCATCGCCCTGACGGACATCGCGACCCGCAAGCGGTCGCAGATGGAGATCGCCGAGGAGGTTTCGGCCGCCGTGCGCACCAAAACCAAAGCACGCGCATTCGTGCAGCAGCAGAGCACGTTCGGCGGGCGCCGCGGAAACATGCCCGTACAGTACGTCCTGCAGGCCACCAATCTCGAACGATTGCAGGAGGTGCTGCCCGAGTTCATGACCCGGGTCTACGAAAGCCCCGTGTTCCAGATGGCCGACGTGGACCTGAAGTTCAGCAAACCCGAAGCGCGCATCACCATCAACCGCGACAAGTCGAACCTGCTGGGCATCTCGACGCGCGACATCGCCCAGACGCTCCAGTACGGACTCAGCGGCCAGCGGATGGGTTACTTCTACATGAACGGCAAGCAGTACGAGATTCTGGCCGAGATCAACCGCCAGCAGCGCAACAAGCCCGCCGACCTGCGCTCGATCTATGTGCGCAGCGACAAGGGCGAGATGATCCAACTGGACAACCTCGTCACGCTCGAGGAGAACGTCGCACCGCCGCAGCTCTATCACTACAACCGCTTCCTCTCGGCCACCGTATCGGCCGGACTGGCCAAGGGCAAGACCATCGGGCAGGGCCTCGACGAGATGGACCGCATCGCCGAAGAGGTGCTCGGCGACGACTTCCGCACGGCGCTGGCCGGCGATTCGAAGGAGTTCCGCGAGAGTTCGTCGAGCCTGATGTTCGCCTTCGTGCTGGCCATCGTGCTGATCTACCTGATCCTCGCGGCGCAGTTCGAGAGTTTCAAGGACCCGCTCGTCATCATGCTCACCGTGCCGCTGGCCATCGCCGGAGCGCTGGTGTTCATGTGGGGCACGGAGCAGACGATGAACATCTTCAGCCAGATCGGTATCATCATGCTCATCGGACTGGTAGCCAAGAACGGCATCCTGATCGTCGAGTTCGCCAACCAGAAGCAGGAGGCAGGGATGAACAAGATGCACGCCATCGAGGAGGCGGCGCTGCAACGCCTGCGCCCGATCCTGATGACCTCGGCCTCGACCATTCTGGGCCTGCTGCCGCTGACCGTCGCCTCGGGCGAGGGGGCCAACGGACGTATCGCCATGGGTGTGGCCGTGGTGGGCGGCATGGTGGTCTCGACGCTGCTGACACTTTACATCGTTCCGGCCATCTACAGCTATGTCTCGACGAACCGGATCAAGCAATCGAAAAACAACGACGCATGA